The following are encoded together in the Methanosarcina flavescens genome:
- a CDS encoding DUF7286 family protein codes for MITASYFNSLSDDQLIQKSTTDDLVFELSTIVKSEIRNTNLVIGSDELEAILNRVDTDIRIGVANGICEVTISRGEIIDASFERIDSELKSSANEAVDKYSGDIGNKVLKRLDRMMATIPCGLPVMPPHWTFTVNMWTYEVIGRYEEFTVVDNDNEVIPKPYFGHKGQKYVRNEDHIRHPCKVGNDGSSIWLGNNKRITFHLIGCSATVVGSGPKGVGDKTGDRTEKSIGYDDLLIEFRG; via the coding sequence GTGATTACAGCAAGCTACTTTAACAGCCTCTCTGATGACCAACTAATCCAAAAATCTACTACAGATGATCTTGTTTTTGAACTCTCTACTATAGTAAAGTCAGAAATTCGAAATACAAACCTAGTGATTGGATCTGATGAACTTGAGGCTATTCTGAATAGAGTGGACACCGACATCAGAATTGGGGTTGCAAACGGAATCTGTGAAGTTACAATAAGCAGAGGTGAGATTATTGATGCTAGTTTCGAGAGAATCGATAGCGAGCTTAAAAGTTCGGCAAATGAAGCTGTTGACAAATACTCTGGAGATATAGGAAATAAAGTCTTAAAAAGATTAGACAGGATGATGGCAACTATTCCCTGTGGATTACCTGTGATGCCTCCACACTGGACTTTTACGGTGAATATGTGGACATATGAGGTTATTGGTAGATATGAAGAATTTACTGTTGTTGATAATGATAATGAGGTTATTCCTAAACCTTATTTTGGGCATAAAGGCCAGAAATATGTGAGGAATGAAGACCATATACGCCATCCGTGTAAAGTAGGTAACGATGGAAGTAGTATATGGTTAGGGAATAATAAACGAATTACATTTCATTTAATAGGATGTTCTGCTACTGTTGTTGGGTCGGGACCAAAAGGAGTTGGAGACAAAACGGGAGACCGGACTGAAAAATCGATAGGTTATGATGATCTTTTGATAGAGTTTAGAGGGTGA
- a CDS encoding sarcinarray family MAST domain-containing protein: MRRTVSIMGTILILLTNISSAYNPYGDIYEYDLYFNGKLLNTTEVPKPILKIGEPFNVKIDFVVYRKCEMSIKLSEIENGYFVILNGSTPKMDVYRADVMEKDSTRTYEWTVQPTEKWAGGSLPIDLVYQIDDFETKKSLVHGSFTIAYPYISNEYYKGETPISEQPESKTQPTQEQQASENSSAPTASSPAFSLLTAITAIALVFFKLSSRQAR; this comes from the coding sequence ATGAGAAGAACAGTATCAATAATGGGGACAATCCTGATTTTGCTCACAAATATATCATCTGCATACAATCCTTATGGAGATATTTACGAGTATGATCTGTATTTCAATGGCAAACTATTAAATACTACAGAGGTTCCAAAGCCAATTTTGAAGATTGGCGAGCCTTTTAATGTCAAAATTGATTTTGTAGTATATAGGAAATGTGAGATGTCCATAAAATTAAGTGAGATAGAAAATGGCTATTTCGTAATATTAAATGGTTCAACTCCAAAAATGGACGTATACAGAGCTGATGTAATGGAAAAAGACTCTACCAGAACTTATGAATGGACAGTCCAGCCTACTGAAAAATGGGCTGGAGGCTCTTTACCAATTGACTTGGTTTACCAGATAGACGATTTTGAGACAAAGAAATCACTTGTTCATGGATCATTTACTATAGCGTATCCTTACATCTCTAACGAATACTACAAAGGCGAAACTCCTATCTCTGAGCAGCCTGAATCCAAAACCCAACCAACCCAAGAACAACAAGCTTCAGAAAATTCGTCTGCTCCAACAGCATCCTCACCAGCTTTCAGTTTATTAACTGCTATCACGGCAATTGCACTTGTATTCTTCAAGTTATCTAGCCGTCAAGCACGATAA
- a CDS encoding right-handed parallel beta-helix repeat-containing protein encodes MKGKPIQSICIALLLVLGVASTQAGAAVFTVGSNGEGNYTSIQEAINNAQNGDTILVSPGVYRENVNVNKELSIISGTDPSGGMINRTYVIGAIPVNDVFTIRSNNVTISGFYIAGGPSGIDMDREVGISLEGVQNCLISNNTLILNDIGIGLNNSHFNLLDNNIIGFGTSGIYLTQSNENELSNNVATINSHGIHIDNSTNNTLMGNTVESNEVGFLLSASRMNTLENNFVLRNDNGVGLDNMAGSNTLTNNSLYMNGIGMYFNGSSGNTIYLNDFFNFFNAEDEGTNTWNSSTAGNMWNDYNGTDADGNGIGDTPYVVNQTTGSIDYMPLVENVSSEETLENMDGNSIGMSM; translated from the coding sequence ATGAAAGGAAAACCGATCCAGAGTATTTGCATAGCCCTTCTTCTTGTGCTCGGGGTAGCATCTACTCAGGCAGGTGCTGCTGTTTTCACCGTAGGCAGTAATGGGGAAGGAAACTATACTTCGATCCAGGAAGCTATCAATAATGCGCAGAACGGAGATACAATTCTCGTAAGCCCTGGTGTATACAGAGAAAATGTAAACGTAAATAAGGAACTTTCAATTATCTCGGGCACCGACCCCTCGGGTGGCATGATAAATCGTACCTACGTAATTGGTGCAATTCCGGTAAATGATGTATTCACCATAAGGTCAAATAACGTGACAATAAGTGGCTTCTATATTGCAGGAGGCCCTTCAGGAATAGATATGGACAGAGAGGTCGGGATTTCCCTTGAAGGCGTGCAGAACTGCTTAATAAGTAACAATACGCTGATATTGAATGATATTGGCATTGGTCTCAACAATTCCCATTTTAACCTCCTTGACAACAACATTATAGGTTTTGGAACCAGCGGAATTTACCTGACCCAATCTAACGAAAATGAGCTGTCAAATAATGTGGCTACAATTAACAGCCATGGAATTCACATAGACAATTCTACTAACAATACCCTTATGGGCAACACTGTAGAATCAAATGAAGTAGGATTCTTACTGTCCGCATCAAGAATGAACACACTTGAAAATAACTTCGTTTTAAGAAACGATAATGGAGTTGGTCTTGACAATATGGCTGGATCCAATACCCTGACTAATAACAGCTTGTACATGAATGGGATTGGGATGTATTTCAACGGATCATCCGGTAACACGATTTACCTGAATGACTTCTTCAACTTCTTTAATGCTGAAGATGAAGGAACGAACACATGGAACAGCAGTACAGCAGGCAATATGTGGAACGATTATAACGGAACAGATGCTGATGGAAACGGTATAGGAGACACGCCTTATGTTGTCAACCAGACAACCGGAAGTATAGATTACATGCCTCTTGTCGAGAATGTTTCCTCAGAAGAAACCCTGGAAAATATGGATGGCAATAGCATAGGTATGTCAATGTAA
- a CDS encoding 2-oxoacid:acceptor oxidoreductase family protein encodes MAAEIINGEKVIGRPKALYADYPRKGGTASTATHYCPGCGHGVLHKLIAEAIDDLGIQDRTVMISPVGCAVFAYYYFDTGNIQVAHGRAPAVGTGVSRAEENAVVISYQGDGDLASIGLNETLQAANRGEKLAVFFVNNTVYGMTGGQMAPTTLVGEKTTTCPEGRDPRFAGYPLHMCELLDNLKAPVFIERVSVSDISRIRKARKAIRKALEIQRDGKGYAFVEVLAACPTNLRMDAEQAISFINEEMEKEFPLKNFRDKSEEVEPLHRGVSDFTTETLERLYGIEAAAEEKPARMDFAPIQTKIAGFGGQGVLSMGIILAQAGVKANLNASWFPSYGPEQRGGTSNCSVVISGQSIGSPTVYTPDILVAMNRPSLERFKGAVREGGLILYDSSVGEVETPAHARAVAVPATEKAKEAGSEKAANSFMLGVLVGLNATGLEEEVFKEALAENFAGKPKVIEFNQMVLEAGAQWARENVKI; translated from the coding sequence ATGGCAGCAGAAATCATTAATGGAGAAAAAGTTATCGGAAGGCCAAAAGCCCTGTATGCGGACTACCCTCGCAAAGGAGGAACAGCTTCGACAGCCACTCACTACTGCCCTGGCTGTGGGCATGGGGTTTTGCACAAGCTTATTGCCGAGGCAATCGACGATCTCGGGATTCAGGATAGGACCGTTATGATCAGCCCTGTGGGCTGTGCGGTCTTTGCTTACTATTATTTCGATACAGGCAATATTCAGGTTGCCCATGGACGGGCGCCTGCGGTAGGAACAGGAGTTTCCAGGGCCGAAGAAAATGCTGTGGTTATTTCTTACCAGGGTGATGGAGACCTTGCTTCCATAGGCCTGAATGAGACTCTCCAGGCTGCAAACCGGGGTGAAAAGCTTGCAGTCTTTTTCGTAAATAATACCGTTTACGGAATGACAGGCGGGCAGATGGCACCTACAACTCTTGTGGGTGAAAAAACCACAACATGTCCTGAGGGCAGAGATCCCCGGTTTGCAGGCTATCCCCTCCATATGTGCGAGCTACTGGACAACCTTAAAGCTCCGGTTTTTATTGAGAGGGTTTCGGTCTCGGATATTTCCCGCATAAGGAAAGCCAGAAAAGCCATAAGGAAGGCGCTTGAGATCCAGCGTGATGGCAAAGGATATGCTTTTGTTGAGGTCCTTGCCGCCTGTCCGACTAACCTCAGAATGGATGCGGAACAGGCTATCAGTTTCATAAATGAGGAAATGGAAAAAGAATTCCCACTCAAGAACTTCAGGGACAAATCCGAAGAAGTCGAACCTCTCCACCGCGGAGTCAGTGACTTTACAACTGAAACCCTTGAGAGACTGTACGGCATTGAGGCGGCTGCTGAAGAGAAACCTGCCAGAATGGATTTCGCTCCTATCCAGACCAAGATTGCAGGTTTCGGAGGGCAGGGTGTCCTCAGCATGGGAATTATCCTTGCTCAGGCCGGAGTAAAGGCAAACCTCAATGCATCATGGTTCCCATCCTATGGCCCGGAGCAGAGAGGGGGTACATCAAACTGTTCGGTTGTTATTTCAGGACAGTCTATAGGCTCTCCTACGGTTTATACCCCTGACATCCTGGTAGCTATGAACCGTCCTTCCCTTGAAAGGTTCAAAGGGGCAGTCCGTGAAGGAGGGCTTATCCTCTATGATTCCTCTGTCGGCGAGGTCGAAACGCCTGCACATGCCAGAGCCGTTGCAGTCCCTGCAACCGAAAAAGCCAAGGAAGCCGGTTCAGAAAAGGCTGCCAACTCATTCATGCTTGGAGTCCTCGTCGGCCTTAATGCAACAGGTCTGGAAGAAGAAGTTTTCAAGGAAGCTCTTGCTGAAAACTTCGCAGGGAAGCCTAAAGTTATTGAGTTCAACCAGATGGTTCTTGAAGCCGGAGCGCAGTGGGCAAGAGAAAACGTTAAGATCTGA
- the rnhB gene encoding ribonuclease HII, which yields MMIAGIDEAGKGPVIGPMCIGGVKIEESRAHILKVLGVADSKKLTPKKREQLAAQIKKYADGFFILEVSPSQIDELRKIMSMNEIMVVCFSKVLEHLKPDVVFVDAADVKAERFAYNLRRQYAKTSPAHAEKIEIICEHQADTVYPVVSAASIIAKVRRDELIEELKQEWGDFGSGYPSDPKTKEFLLKWGKEHSGEFPSIVRQSWQTVVNIREELRKGELE from the coding sequence ATGATGATCGCAGGAATTGATGAAGCCGGGAAAGGTCCTGTAATCGGACCCATGTGCATAGGAGGCGTAAAAATAGAGGAGTCGAGAGCCCATATTCTCAAGGTGCTGGGGGTTGCAGATTCCAAGAAACTGACGCCGAAGAAACGGGAGCAGCTTGCAGCCCAGATAAAAAAATATGCGGACGGCTTCTTTATTCTTGAGGTCAGCCCTTCTCAGATTGACGAACTCAGGAAGATCATGAGCATGAACGAGATTATGGTTGTCTGTTTTTCGAAGGTGCTCGAACATCTGAAACCAGATGTGGTTTTTGTCGATGCAGCTGATGTTAAAGCCGAGCGTTTTGCATATAACCTCCGCAGACAATATGCAAAAACCAGCCCTGCCCATGCAGAAAAAATCGAAATAATCTGCGAGCATCAGGCAGACACGGTCTATCCCGTTGTTTCGGCAGCTTCAATTATTGCAAAGGTGCGCAGGGACGAGCTTATAGAGGAGCTCAAGCAGGAATGGGGCGACTTTGGCAGTGGTTACCCCTCAGACCCCAAGACAAAAGAATTCCTGCTGAAGTGGGGAAAAGAGCACTCCGGAGAGTTTCCCAGTATAGTCAGGCAGTCCTGGCAGACTGTAGTAAATATCAGGGAAGAACTGAGAAAGGGCGAACTTGAATGA
- a CDS encoding 3-methyl-2-oxobutanoate dehydrogenase subunit VorB: MATRLIKGNSAIIVGALYAGCDCFFGYPITPASEILHDASKYFPKIGRKFVQAESEESAINMVYGGASAGHRVMTSSSGPGISLMQEGLSYLAGAELPCVLVDIMRAGPGLGNIGPEQADYNQVVKGGGHGNYKNIVLAPNSVQEMCDFTMKAFELAFKYRNPAVVLADGVLGQMIESLEFPKQAIVPEIDTTWAVNGTAETRSNLITSIFLDFNELGRFNEKLQAKYELIKQNEVDYEEYLTEDASIVLVSYGISSRICRSAVDLARQEGIKVGLFRPKTLFPFPEAPLKALADRGCSFISVEMSNGQMKDDIRLAISCSQPVELVNRMGGNLITLDQIMDKIRKIAGEA; this comes from the coding sequence ATGGCAACACGACTAATAAAAGGTAACTCCGCAATAATCGTCGGGGCACTCTATGCAGGATGTGACTGTTTCTTCGGATATCCGATAACTCCGGCAAGTGAAATTCTGCATGATGCATCCAAATATTTCCCGAAAATAGGCAGGAAATTTGTCCAGGCCGAATCCGAAGAGTCGGCGATTAACATGGTCTACGGAGGGGCGTCAGCAGGGCACAGGGTTATGACATCTTCTTCAGGCCCTGGAATTAGCCTGATGCAGGAAGGGCTTTCCTACCTTGCCGGTGCCGAGCTTCCCTGCGTACTTGTAGATATTATGAGGGCAGGTCCAGGCCTAGGGAACATAGGACCGGAACAGGCGGACTATAATCAGGTGGTAAAAGGTGGAGGGCACGGAAACTACAAAAATATAGTGCTTGCCCCGAATTCAGTGCAGGAGATGTGCGACTTTACTATGAAAGCTTTTGAGCTTGCCTTCAAGTACAGGAACCCCGCTGTGGTACTTGCAGATGGTGTGCTCGGGCAGATGATTGAGTCCCTTGAGTTCCCAAAGCAGGCTATTGTTCCTGAAATCGATACCACCTGGGCTGTCAATGGTACAGCCGAAACAAGATCTAACCTTATAACCTCGATCTTCCTGGATTTTAATGAGCTTGGAAGGTTCAATGAAAAACTACAGGCAAAGTACGAGCTCATAAAGCAGAATGAAGTCGATTATGAGGAATACCTGACCGAAGATGCTTCTATTGTCCTTGTCTCTTATGGAATCAGCAGCAGGATCTGCAGATCAGCTGTGGATCTTGCAAGACAGGAGGGCATCAAAGTGGGGCTTTTCAGGCCAAAAACGCTTTTCCCATTCCCTGAAGCACCATTGAAAGCTCTGGCAGACAGAGGTTGCTCCTTTATTTCCGTGGAAATGAGCAACGGACAGATGAAAGACGACATCAGACTTGCAATTAGCTGCTCACAGCCTGTGGAACTCGTAAATCGTATGGGAGGAAACCTGATTACCCTTGACCAGATTATGGATAAAATCAGGAAAATTGCAGGGGAGGCATGA
- the purQ gene encoding phosphoribosylformylglycinamidine synthase subunit PurQ has protein sequence MKIAILQFGGTNCDLDVLHVLKDVVGVDAETVWYKQEDLTGFDGVVVPGGFSYGDYLRAGAIAARTPIMNSVKKLAAVGKPILGICNGFQILTEARLLEGALTTNQYPKFRCHWTNLKVETVDTPFTSKFRKGEIIRMPIAHMEGQFYAEEKSLAELDENEQVVFRYVDENGKVTEASNPNGSLENIAGIVNSSRNILGLMPHPERASEAILGSDDGLRVFESMADYIAQNF, from the coding sequence ATGAAAATTGCCATTCTTCAGTTCGGAGGCACAAACTGCGACCTGGACGTCCTGCATGTCCTTAAAGATGTCGTGGGTGTGGACGCCGAGACTGTCTGGTACAAACAGGAGGATCTTACAGGTTTTGATGGAGTAGTTGTGCCTGGTGGTTTCTCCTACGGAGATTATCTCAGGGCAGGAGCAATTGCAGCTCGCACTCCAATTATGAACTCAGTGAAAAAACTTGCAGCAGTCGGCAAGCCTATTCTGGGAATCTGCAACGGCTTCCAGATTCTCACCGAAGCCCGCCTACTGGAGGGAGCCCTGACAACTAACCAGTATCCTAAATTCAGGTGCCACTGGACAAACCTCAAGGTAGAGACTGTTGATACTCCTTTTACCTCGAAGTTCAGGAAAGGCGAGATTATCAGGATGCCCATAGCCCATATGGAAGGGCAGTTCTATGCCGAGGAGAAAAGTCTGGCAGAGCTTGATGAGAACGAGCAGGTTGTCTTCCGGTATGTTGATGAAAACGGAAAAGTAACGGAAGCATCTAACCCTAACGGGTCTCTTGAGAACATTGCAGGAATAGTAAACTCTTCAAGAAACATTTTAGGTCTCATGCCTCATCCGGAAAGAGCCTCCGAGGCAATTCTGGGCTCAGACGATGGTCTGCGGGTATTCGAGTCAATGGCGGATTATATCGCTCAAAATTTCTGA
- a CDS encoding 4Fe-4S dicluster domain-containing protein, producing MPKDDKKEAYPVINTLECKACGRCLLACPKGVLFMSENLNSRGYHYVEYKGEGCSGCANCYYTCPEPLAIEIHIPLKTEEAE from the coding sequence ATGCCAAAGGATGATAAAAAAGAAGCATACCCTGTTATTAATACCCTGGAGTGTAAGGCCTGTGGGCGCTGCCTTCTAGCCTGCCCGAAAGGTGTGCTTTTCATGAGTGAAAACCTGAACTCACGGGGCTACCATTATGTGGAATACAAAGGAGAGGGCTGCTCAGGCTGCGCGAATTGTTATTATACCTGTCCAGAACCGCTTGCAATCGAGATTCATATTCCCCTGAAAACTGAGGAAGCAGAATAA
- a CDS encoding acyltransferase family protein produces the protein MTEKISYLDGLRGVAAINVMLMHFFIVLLPAMIYSDRMPSHLGNLEKIFTSTPLGLIGAGNFSVCIFFVLSGYVLTQKYFKTKDRSIIISGAVRRYIRLFVPVFAATMLSFLLASTGMFHYFIEAVMISGNNNYANYWTFTPDLAEAIKQAAWGTFFAGDDTYNPVLWTMSVEFYGSMLVFAMALFFGSLRARWTFYLAAVVLFLNTYYLAFIIGMGLADVFNGKTSIFKTSNKVILSIVLASGLFLGSYPVGTVTADSLYAFLDNGFFQTPKYAYHILGAGMLMYVLLNSQRMQKIFSSPVLVFLGKISYSLYLVHFLVISTLTCALFLVLHPVLPYGAAVLISCVLSVLVIIPLSYLFYRYVDMRGIKLSKVFYNQLASIFRPISAGNITQNYLSNVIFTIYNKLFK, from the coding sequence ATGACCGAGAAGATTAGCTATCTTGATGGGCTACGCGGTGTAGCTGCGATTAATGTTATGTTAATGCACTTCTTTATAGTATTACTCCCGGCAATGATCTATAGTGATCGGATGCCGTCGCATCTCGGAAATCTTGAAAAGATATTTACAAGTACACCACTGGGATTAATTGGCGCAGGGAACTTTTCGGTCTGTATCTTCTTCGTTCTTAGCGGCTACGTATTAACTCAAAAATATTTTAAAACAAAAGACCGGAGCATAATAATAAGCGGTGCAGTACGCCGATATATAAGATTATTTGTTCCAGTATTTGCAGCTACAATGTTATCATTCTTATTGGCATCAACCGGAATGTTCCATTACTTTATTGAAGCTGTGATGATTTCGGGAAATAATAATTATGCCAATTACTGGACTTTTACACCAGATCTTGCCGAAGCAATTAAACAGGCGGCTTGGGGGACTTTTTTCGCAGGTGATGATACCTATAACCCTGTTTTGTGGACCATGTCAGTAGAATTTTATGGATCGATGCTTGTTTTTGCAATGGCTCTATTTTTCGGGTCCCTGCGTGCCCGCTGGACATTTTACCTTGCCGCAGTCGTGCTCTTCCTCAACACTTACTATCTGGCTTTCATTATAGGAATGGGGCTCGCCGACGTATTCAACGGTAAGACATCAATATTTAAAACAAGCAATAAAGTAATATTGTCTATTGTACTGGCTTCGGGACTTTTTTTAGGTTCATACCCTGTAGGCACCGTGACAGCTGATTCGTTATACGCGTTTCTCGATAACGGTTTCTTCCAGACACCAAAGTATGCTTACCATATTCTTGGTGCAGGCATGTTAATGTATGTCTTACTTAACAGTCAACGGATGCAAAAAATATTTTCTTCTCCGGTACTGGTCTTTCTCGGAAAAATATCCTATTCTCTGTACCTGGTACATTTCCTGGTAATAAGCACTCTCACCTGTGCACTATTCCTCGTCCTGCATCCGGTATTACCCTATGGTGCAGCTGTCCTGATTTCCTGTGTCCTGTCTGTGTTAGTAATAATACCCCTGAGCTATCTGTTTTACAGGTATGTTGATATGAGGGGTATAAAATTATCCAAGGTTTTCTATAACCAATTAGCCAGCATCTTCAGACCTATCAGTGCAGGAAATATAACACAAAACTATCTATCAAATGTGATTTTTACAATATATAATAAATTATTCAAATGA
- the purS gene encoding phosphoribosylformylglycinamidine synthase subunit PurS, translating to MQYQATVRIEQKAGMLDPEGTTTKRALGQLGYQVDSVKTAKLYEIVLEAESAELAEQKVDEMCQKLIANPIVHNYTIELKELK from the coding sequence ATGCAGTACCAGGCAACAGTTAGAATTGAACAGAAAGCAGGTATGCTCGATCCTGAAGGCACAACCACAAAAAGGGCTCTCGGACAACTTGGCTACCAGGTTGACAGCGTAAAAACCGCAAAGCTTTACGAAATCGTCCTTGAGGCTGAATCTGCAGAGCTTGCAGAGCAGAAAGTTGACGAGATGTGCCAGAAACTTATTGCAAACCCAATAGTCCACAATTATACAATCGAGCTCAAGGAACTTAAATAA
- the pheT gene encoding phenylalanine--tRNA ligase subunit beta — MPVITLQYDDLEKLTGTDKETIINRVPMIGADIERIEDESIDIEFFPDRPDLYSVEGAARAMRGFLDLETGLPEYEVNPSNISISVSEDILRIRPFLGSAVVRGVKFTSSSIKSLMDLQEDLHWGLGRNRKKVSIGVHDLSNVKPPFRYMAVDPSFEFVPLDYTEKMSMTEILEKHPKGTRFAHLVRDFDKYPIILDADDNVLSFPPIINGTLTSVTEKTTDLFIDVTGLGEAVYTALNIVVTALAERGGQIEYVKVIRPDCAELILPDLEPKNRLLTKSEVKTLLGMELSLEEIVKQLERMRFGAEALDEETIEVKIPAYRADILHNYDLIEDIGKGYGYENIKVRIPETYTAGKSHPISLLRSPINEIMVGLGYYEVMPFTLTSEKINFENMRRQKTDDVTYVLHPISEDQTMLRTTLLPNLLEILALNQHRELPQRIFEFGEVVRNEIASQHVAAVSIHPQANFTEVYEVVDAFMREMMLSYEAKESEDPAFLEGRRADIYLRDKKIGVFGEFHPEVISNFTLGYAVVGFELDLTDLID; from the coding sequence ATGCCAGTAATTACCTTGCAATATGACGACCTCGAGAAACTCACAGGAACCGATAAGGAAACCATAATAAACAGGGTGCCCATGATAGGAGCCGACATCGAAAGGATTGAAGACGAGTCTATCGATATCGAGTTCTTCCCTGACAGGCCTGATCTGTATAGTGTGGAAGGGGCAGCCAGGGCAATGCGAGGTTTCTTGGACCTTGAGACCGGGCTGCCCGAGTATGAGGTAAATCCGTCAAACATTTCGATTTCGGTCAGCGAGGATATCCTGAGAATCAGGCCTTTTCTCGGGAGTGCAGTTGTAAGAGGCGTAAAGTTCACATCCTCTTCCATAAAATCCCTTATGGATCTTCAGGAAGATCTACACTGGGGGCTTGGAAGAAACAGGAAAAAAGTGTCAATAGGCGTGCACGACCTCTCAAACGTAAAGCCGCCTTTCAGGTATATGGCTGTTGACCCGAGTTTCGAGTTCGTGCCTCTGGATTACACTGAAAAAATGAGCATGACCGAAATTCTGGAAAAGCATCCCAAAGGTACAAGGTTTGCCCATCTTGTCAGGGACTTTGATAAATATCCTATCATCCTAGATGCTGACGACAATGTACTGTCCTTCCCGCCTATTATTAACGGGACACTTACAAGCGTGACCGAGAAAACTACCGACCTTTTCATCGATGTCACAGGGCTAGGAGAAGCCGTATACACTGCCCTGAATATTGTAGTTACCGCGCTTGCGGAAAGGGGCGGGCAGATAGAATATGTAAAGGTTATCAGGCCCGACTGTGCAGAATTAATCCTGCCTGACCTTGAGCCGAAGAACAGGCTCCTTACAAAGTCTGAGGTAAAAACCCTTCTCGGCATGGAACTTTCGCTGGAAGAAATCGTTAAACAGCTTGAAAGGATGCGTTTTGGAGCAGAAGCTCTTGACGAAGAAACCATTGAGGTAAAAATTCCGGCTTACAGGGCTGACATTCTTCATAACTACGACCTTATCGAGGATATCGGCAAAGGTTATGGGTATGAGAATATCAAAGTAAGGATTCCCGAGACCTATACTGCAGGAAAGTCCCACCCGATTTCCCTGCTTCGCTCTCCTATAAATGAAATAATGGTTGGTCTTGGCTACTATGAGGTCATGCCCTTTACGCTCACCAGCGAAAAAATCAATTTTGAGAATATGCGCAGGCAAAAGACGGATGATGTCACGTATGTCCTTCACCCAATTAGCGAAGACCAGACAATGCTCAGGACAACCCTGCTTCCTAACCTCCTTGAGATCCTTGCATTAAACCAGCACAGGGAACTTCCTCAAAGAATCTTCGAGTTCGGGGAGGTTGTACGCAACGAGATAGCAAGCCAGCATGTAGCTGCAGTTTCAATTCACCCGCAGGCAAATTTCACCGAGGTTTATGAGGTCGTGGATGCCTTCATGAGGGAAATGATGCTCTCCTATGAGGCAAAAGAATCCGAAGACCCTGCTTTTCTTGAAGGCAGGCGGGCTGATATTTATCTCAGAGACAAAAAAATCGGGGTTTTTGGAGAGTTCCACCCCGAGGTTATAAGCAATTTTACCCTGGGGTATGCAGTTGTCGGGTTTGAGCTTGACCTGACAGATCTGATTGATTGA